CTTATTGGCCACGAGCACGCTGATCGTATGGGAAGGGTCGGTATTTTTCATATTGGTCCCCTACGTAGAACCGGTCGGTTTTTCCAATTTCCCCGTCGGTTTTTCAATGATCATGTGAAAGGCGCTTTTGCCCGCCGGGACCATGGGATACACGTTGCCTTCCTTGATGACCTCCGCGTGGATGACGCAGGGGCCGGGATATTCCATGGCCTGTTTCATCACGTCATGGCAGCGTTCCACCGTGTTGATGTGAAAACCTTTGATGCCGTAGGCCTCGGCGAGTTTGACGAAATCCGGGTTGCCTTCCAGGTCCACGCCGGAAAGCCGGTTCTCAAAAAACAGCTCCTGCCACTGGCGCACCATCCCCAGATATTTGTTGTCAATGATGAGCACCTTCACCGGTAATTTGTGGATGAACATGGTTGAAAGTTCGGAGAGCGTCATTTGGAAACCGCCGTCGCCCACGATGGCCACGACCAGGTTTTTGGGTTTGCCGAACTGCGCGCCGATGGCGGCCGGAAAGCCGAAGCCCATGGTGCCCGCGCCGCCCGAGGAGATCCAGTGGTCGCCCCTACCGGAGAGGTAGAACTGCGCGGCCCACATCTGGTGTTGGCCCACGTCGGTGGTGACAATGGCGCGGCCGTTGGTCACCTTGTAACAGGTATCAAGGACGTACTGGGCGGTGAGGCCTTTGTCATTTTCGTATTTGAGCGGGAATTCTTTGCGGTAAAAGGCCAGTTCCGCCAGCCATTCCTTGGTATCCAGCGGCGCGACGTGTTTGATGAGCTCTTCCACGGTTTCCCTGGCATCGGCCACCACCCAGGCATCGGGTTTGACGATCTTGTTGATCTCGGAGAAATCCGCGTCAATGTGCAGTTTTTTGGCTTTCACGCAGAATTCGCGGTTGTCGCCGTTGATGCGGTCGTCCCAGCGCGAGCCGATGGACAGGATGAGGTCGCAATTGATGATCGCCTTGTTGGCATAGGCGGTGCCGTGCATGCCCAGCATTCCCAAAGACAAGGGATGGGTTTCGGGGAATTCCCCTTTGCCAAGAAGCGTGTTGGTCACGGGCGCGTTGAGTTTTTCCGCCAGTTTCTTGATGGCGTCCCCGGCGCGCGCGATCACAGCACCATGCCCCACCAGCAAAAGCGGCTTTTTGGAGCCCTTGAACATTCCGGCCATCTTCAGGACATCGTGTTGATTGGGTTTGGGCAGTTCCTTGTAACCCGGAATGTCCATTTCAGGATTGAGGGTGCCGCCGGTGAACGGGGCGGACGTGATGTCCTTGGGCAGATCGATGAGCACAGGCCCGGGCCGTCCGGTCTGGCAGATATGCCAGGCCTCTTTGATGACGCGCGGGATGTCATTGGTGTTTTTGACCAGATAACTGTGTTTGACGATGGGCATGGTGATGCCCACGATGTCCGCTTCCTGGAAAGCGTCCTTGCCGAGCATGGAGGTGATGGTCTGGCCCGTGAGCACGATGATGGGCACGGAATCCATATGGGCGGTCAAAATGCCGGTCACCGTGTTGGTAGCGCCGGGGCCCGAGGTCACCAGGACGACACCGGGCCTGCCCGTGGCCCGGGCATAACCGTCGGCCATGTGGGTGGCGCCCTGTTCATGGCGGGTCAAAATGAGCTTGATCTTGGAGCCCACCAGGGCATCAAAAATAGGGATGGCCGCACCGCCGGAAAGGCCCCAAATGTACTCAACGCCGAAATTCTCCAGGCATTGGAC
This DNA window, taken from Candidatus Omnitrophota bacterium, encodes the following:
- the ilvB gene encoding biosynthetic-type acetolactate synthase large subunit, whose translation is MTKTATKKPQPINGAQALVQCLENFGVEYIWGLSGGAAIPIFDALVGSKIKLILTRHEQGATHMADGYARATGRPGVVLVTSGPGATNTVTGILTAHMDSVPIIVLTGQTITSMLGKDAFQEADIVGITMPIVKHSYLVKNTNDIPRVIKEAWHICQTGRPGPVLIDLPKDITSAPFTGGTLNPEMDIPGYKELPKPNQHDVLKMAGMFKGSKKPLLLVGHGAVIARAGDAIKKLAEKLNAPVTNTLLGKGEFPETHPLSLGMLGMHGTAYANKAIINCDLILSIGSRWDDRINGDNREFCVKAKKLHIDADFSEINKIVKPDAWVVADARETVEELIKHVAPLDTKEWLAELAFYRKEFPLKYENDKGLTAQYVLDTCYKVTNGRAIVTTDVGQHQMWAAQFYLSGRGDHWISSGGAGTMGFGFPAAIGAQFGKPKNLVVAIVGDGGFQMTLSELSTMFIHKLPVKVLIIDNKYLGMVRQWQELFFENRLSGVDLEGNPDFVKLAEAYGIKGFHINTVERCHDVMKQAMEYPGPCVIHAEVIKEGNVYPMVPAGKSAFHMIIEKPTGKLEKPTGST